The genome window ccaccaatcaaaagctagaaTTTTCATGGGAGTtggtgactattgtgtgcccttgggcacaccatagaaaattcgataATAATTTTAACCAGGATCTTATGTCACTaatgatgaataaaatatgCAAACAAAAAGTGATTACTAGAATATAAACAGGCCACGTGGTGGCAGTCGGCTGAATGATGCGTGAACCCAGCTGTATTTCAGTGCACTGCGAGGCTCCTCGAAAATCACAAAATACGAATAACACTCATTCTTTTAAtctcaaatttgaattttccaaGAAATCCAGCCCTTTGAACCTAACGCGttcaattattttcaattttatttagcACATTCCTACGCGTTTACAGCTTCCGTTTCATTTCTTTCTAGTATCTAGAATTAGCATAATATTCAACTTTTCAACTCAACCCAGttacatatttatattctttCTCATTTCATACTCAACCAAAAACAATTCACAAGCTCTCAAATTCTCATCTTCTAATATGCTCCACCTCAAAttcattttcttgatttttttatctGTTCTGCTCATCTCCCCTGCTTCTGCAATTCGTTCACACCCTACtaaaaaaagcaagaaaattTACTCGAATCTTGATTATATTGAAGCACCAGCTTATCAGAATGGTGAAAAATGTGAAGCTCTGGATACAAAATCTTCATTTGGGTCAACGTGTGATCCTTCTCTTGTTCATGTGGCGATGACCCTTGATTCACATTACTTGAGAGGCTCCATTGCTGCTATACACTCTGTTTTGAAGCACTCTTCTTGCCCTGAAAACgtgttttttcattttatttcattGAGGTCAACTGTGGGTTTGACCAGAACAGTGAAGTCAAGTTTCCCATCTTTGCATTTCAAGGTTTATGTGTTTGATGAAGATCATGTTAAAGGGCTCATCTCATCTTCCATCAGAGAAGCTCTTGATCAGCCTTTGAACTATGCAAGGATTTACATAGCTGAGATGCTTGATCTTTGTGTGGGCCGTGTGATTTACCTGGACTCTGATGTGATTGTTGTGGATGATATACAGAAGCTATGGTCTGTTTCTCTACCAGGGTCAAGAGTGATTGGAGCTCCTGAGTATTGCCATGCAGATTTCAGGAGCTACTTCAGTGATGAGTTCTGGGAGGACCCTGAGTTTTCGCAGGCTTTCGAGGGGAAAAAGGCCTGTTATTTTAACACAGGAGTGATGGTGATGGACTTGGATAAGTGGAGAAGAGGGGATTATAGCAAGAGAATTGAGAAATGGATGGAGATTCAAAAGGAGAGGAGGATTTATAATTTGGGCTCACTCCCTCCCTTTTTGCTTGTTTTTGGAGGAGATGTTCAAGGGATTGATCATAGATGGAACCAACATGGGCTTGGTGGAAACAATGTGGTGAATAGTTGTAGAAGTTTGCATCCTGGTAAGGTTAGTTTGATGCATTGGAGTGGGAAAGGGAAGCCATGGGATAGACTTGATGCTGGAATGGCTTGTCCAGTTGATCACCTGTGGGCACCTTATGATCTATATCAACATAAACCAAGGACCTCATCTCATGATTCTTTATGATTATATTCATTGTTACTATAATTTTTTGAGATATAATATTCTTTGATTTGGTACAGATTTCTGTATGTGTATTTATTTCTGAACATACAAGACTTGAGGATTAGAATAGTTGGTCAGGGGAGGTTATTGTGCCTCTTTATTTTTGTATGACCTGAAATGGCAGAATGTTACAGTATATATTATTTGGCACATAATTGGCTTGGTTCTACTTCTCATTCTACAAACTTGTACTATGTACTAAACACAAATTCAGTTAATTTTCTGGGTTAATTATCCGGTGTTGACAAGTCCAGATTCGATCTGGAAACGTCGGACAGGTAGAAATCGCCATCTTTTTGGCATTGCACAATATGGTAAAATTTGTTGATGTTAATAACTGAAACAAATGTGTAATGTAGTGCAATCATACAAATATCTGACTCCTAGGTTGGTGTTCTAGTAATTGATAATGGTGATGGTCTGTCTTGTTAGGCTGAAATGCCAAACTAATTGCTGGAAATGGTAGTGTGAAATGTGAACACAGGATGGTAAAGGTTAGGTATTTCAGAATCTTCCAAACCTAGGTACATTGACAGTCATTTGCCAGCTGCTAGTGAGGATTAAAGCTAGCATGACTTTCGTATTTGAACTTCTCCTCTGGAAAGCCAAACCTTGTGTTTGATTTGTCTTTGAACTTTCAATACCTTGTTTTTGTGTTGCACAAGCCACTTAAGTGGGGTCTTTAAGGAAACTCTTCTGCATAAGATTCAACAAGTTTCTACTACTCTTAGCCCTGAGGAGTTAGGACTTAGGACCATCCTTCTTTTTTATCTTCTCTTGTTGAGCACAACAATCTTTGGTGATTACCATTTACCCTGCAGCATGCGCCTGTTATTAGATTAAATCTCTCTTAGTAATGCAAACAGAAAAGATTATATGaaagtatttaatataaaagcAAGCGTTGCATTAGCAAAAGATCACGAATCTAGATGAACATAGAATCAGCTCCTGCTGCAGGACTAGAGTAAACAAAACCATTTTTCTGATCTCAACCCCGAGTAACTGAATCCCCTATCTTTTTAGAGGTATACTCCACTAAAACTATCCTTTGCAATATATTTCCATCAAATTGTTCAATTACtttcaactcagataagaaagaaGTCAGTCACATAAGTGAAGATCCTCTGCTTCTGTTCCTATAATCTACTTCCATACAAGCATGGTTTCAGATCTTTTCATTCAGCAATCCACAAGTTTACAAACTGAAATTGCTAATGTGCCCTACAACTACTAAGTAAATCACTCaaaatttcataattataaGGACAATAGGGCCCGGAATCTCAGTTTGTAAAATGCATCAGATCTATTTCGAATGCTTTAATTAAGTAGCTCTGTAATCAGATTATGCAAGAAAGTTAACATTGGAAATTATTCAAGTGTAATTCAACCACCACACTTTTGCAGCTAATATTATGCAAAATAACTTGTCATGACAAGCTATACCTTTACCCCAATTGTGAATTTTACAAAACTTCCCACACTTGACATTTTACACTTTCAAAACTTCATTATCTTCCTCGCAAAGATCATTTGGTTTGAGCAATTAGTGACAGATCAAAAGTACTCATCAACGACATGATCAAACAatacaaatatacaaaaacaaacGAGATTCTACTTGAATCGCCATCATGTTTTCAACCCCAAACTTGAGCTCACAATTCAAAGAAAGTAAAAGTGGAGTTAGTTTCAAGTTAAAGATAACCACAAGTGGATCTTGATTAAGGGCTCACAAACCAAGTGAAATTcggggaaaaaaaaattgggttAGAAGATCCACCGAAGTGGAGGGCCTTAACCGGATGTGTGGTAACAGGTAATGCTCAAGAGAGCAGTTCCCGTCCCTGTCAGGGGAGATGCCAACCATCTCTCCTTTCTACGAACACGATTAACTCATATCACACTCCCTTATTTATACCCGGATAAACTTAATTATGTAAGCGATGTGGGACGGACGATTTCACTCTGCATAGTCTCGTTTTCACAAAACATTACTACACTGATAATTTTTAGAGGCCGTTTGGaaattaatttcatttcaaatgacaggatttgagttgtcatttcaaattttcatatttatactAACATTTGAATGtcttgatttcaaatgaaatccaaatccaaattttcaAACAAGTTATTTCAACAAATTCATAATCTCAAATAAAATCCTGGTTCCCAGACATAGCATTAGCTTATTCCACTTTAATCActgttgttttgattttatcTTGATATTTATCGTATTTTAAATAGTATTATGATACTTTAAGAAATACCATAGATTCATAGaatagttttagttatattctgttaaataaatttatttatcttcttttttttatggGGGGACATGATTATAACAATTATGTTTTAATACGTTTATATATTAGGTTCgagtttgaaatatattaaaggTGTATAGATATGTTCTCATTTTCAGTTAATTATAACATTAAATGTTAATCTAATATTTTTGTCAATCATCAAAATGTTGTAAAGTGAAAGTGATTAAGAAGCTTGGTAtgtaatgaaaaatataaatattttaaaattttcatttacattaCACGCTATTCAATTCATCCCCAAAACTCAGAATATTCCGTCGATAACTAACaaagtaataataaataatttaaaaatatatttagcgacatacacaaaataaaaaagagGAGCCAAACTGTAAAATAACGATCTCCTTGATAAATTTAGGTGAAAGAAAAAACCAACCTcgtatttttttacataaaattatataaaatcaacataattattattttaattaatatattttgaaacgcGTGAAAGATGAAGTCGAGCTGCGAATCTTTAGTATCACGGTCGTATAACGTACAAGCCAGAACCCAGAAGGAACCCAGCCcaaataaaatagaaatcaAGAGCGAAaacaaaagtgaatataaaaCGCAGCAGCCCAGTTGTCCTCGTCATCTATTCATCTCGCTTTTGCAATTTCATTAGCTCTTTGTTTTTCTCTTAATAAACCAGGATAGTCGCACTTCTCCGATGGCTTCTCACACTGTTAATCGATGGCTCAGGCCCGAGGTTCTCtcgcgctctctctctctctctctctctctctctctctctctctctctctctctctctctctctctctccctctccctctccctctcccccccccccctctctctctccctctctctccctctccctctccctctccctctctctcccccctctctctctccctctctcttctccctctctccctaTAACACATATGCAAGTGATGAGTAGATAAAAGATGTGGATCTGAATGATATGGACAGGTATATCCATTGTTTGCTGCCGTTGGTGTTGCTGTGGGGATCTGTGGTATGCAGTTGATTCGTAACATTTCTGGCAATCCTGAAGTCAGGTCCACCCATTTAATCCCTTTATTTTCTGTTTATTTATGTGTGTCAGTGTGTGTACTGTGGAGTTGAATTTCACTTCTTCTTTTTCCTGACAATTTGATTTATAAAGATGATATTAAGTAATTTGAGATATCGTTACATAATTCACAATTTAAACCTAAACCTTACTGATTTTTACAAACTTTGAATCTTGTCAAAagattttaatacaaaatatgCCAAGGAGTTGTGAATTATGTGGAATTCTCTCTTTGAGGCATGGGATTAAGAAATTAATTTGTTGTTGTCTCTTGTATCTGATTGCTGATCAGTTACCACCGGTGGCGTTTGAGGGGGGAGGGGGTGGTTTGACCTGAGCcccttgtttcttttttttcttggatggaaatattatattttacctCTGAGAAATTGTACCTTGAGAGATATTTCACAAATCTATAACTTTAAACCATGTCCTGCATTAGTTTCACATCCACACATACCATCTATATTTCTAGGCTCCTTCAAATTTGTAACCACCCTGAACATGATCTTTGCAAAAATAACCACCTaaattttcacttcacaaaactaaccaccctaattGTTTCACCCCCTCGGGCGAACACAATAGCAGCCAAAAAATTTCCAACGCCCCACCAAGAAACGAACACGTAAGGACAGTATAACTGTGTTCGCCACATGCAGAGGCGAACACATATTTCCACATATTTCACTTTACTTCtctcaaaatttgaaatttcttcCTTTTGCATGCTACACCTACATATGCTGCAACCATATCTTGTTCATTGCTGTAAATGATGCTCAGTGTTAGTATGACTCAACACGCCCAAAATACGAGAAATTTATATGGTTTCTGTTATTTTCTTGGCGGGGTTTTTGGTTTTTAAAGGAGAGGCTACTTTTGTTAACAGCGATAAGAAAGCATTGCTCAATTTTTTGAGTaatgtgataattttttatttttctaaaattaaaaactgcatttatttgatttataaaaaatcaaacaaaactaaagaaatgtgattattttatttatgaaaaatcagaaaaactataaattaaatGTGTTGTTTcgtaaatattgaattgaatattaattgtaaattaaatttttattgtaaGAATAGCGGAGaagaaattatgaatttatatggatcgaaaaaatagtaaaattattcatatattataaagtaaggcatctaatattaattaatatgtgaTCTTTcggtaatataaatattttttgagtaaaaatattcatattacaTTACAATGAATATTCACcgaaaaaatgaatatttactcaaaatattttaataaaaaaatattttaatgaatattttgagtatattattcaaaattaattaatattaatttgagtaaatatttttactcatttttactcatttacaaaaaatattttttgtaatattaaataatattaatattaactcATATAAATATCATGAATTAATTCATGCAATATGAATATTTGAGtaaatatttttactcattttattttgagtaaatattttgagtatattattttgagtaaaaatattcatattacaataaatattaatatttttactattttaatattattaattcataacatgaattaatatgaatatttttgagtaaaaatattcatattcatattatgaatatttttactcaaaaaatattcatattaccgaaaaaatcacatattaattaatattagatgccttactttataatatatgaataattttactattttttcgatccatataaattcataatttcttCACCGCTATTCttacaataaaaatttaatttacaattaatacTCAATTCAATATTTACGAAACAAcacatttaatttataatttttctgattttttatgaataaaaaaatcacatttttttattttttttttgatttttttataaatcaaataaacgcagtttttgattttaaaaaaaataaaaaactatcaCATTACTCAAAAAATTGAGCAATGCTTTCTTATCGCTGTTAACAAAAGTAGCCTCCCCTTTAAAAACCAAAAACTCCGCCAAGAAAATCAcagaaatcatataaatttctcGCATTTTGGGCGTGTTGAGTCATACTTAAACACTGAGCATCATTTACAGCAATGAACAAGGTATGGTTACAGCATATACAGGTGTAGCGTGCAAAAGGAACAAATTTCAAATTCTAAGGGAAGTGAAGTGAAATATGTGGAAATATGTGTTCGCCTCTGGATGTGGCGAACACAGTTATACTGCCCTTACGTGTTCGTTTCTTGGTGGGGCGTTGGAAATTTTTTGGCTGCTATTGTGTTCGCCCGAGGGGTGAAACaattagggtggttagttttgtgaagtgaaaatttAGGTggttatttttgcaaaaatcatGTTCAGGGTGGTTACAAATTTGAAGGAGCCTATATTTCTATGCTTACAGAATCTGTGAAAATGATTGCTTTATAAACTAGTACTCCTATGAAATACAGTACACTCAAATTTAAAACCCCATATCCAAAAGATGAATCAGTTCAAAggaaataaattatgatttactTTGTTTCAATCCCCATTCTTTGTCATTTTCCAGACACACACCCATGTGTATGTCTACCTGTTATGTGTGTTGTTTTTGATACGTTGTATACGCCAACGAGTTAAATTTCCTTTTTCCTTGCATTTCTTGGAAAAAGAATATTTTGGTTTGTGAAGGACATTTGAAGTCGTTACTTTTGAGTTTATGAATTTAAAATCATACCATATAAAAATGCCTTTTTGTGTCGTAGATACTCATTTGTCAGCTTAGTTCTAGTATTGCTGTCTCTAAAATGTCTTCCCAGCATATCAGCTGTTCACTGTATTTCCTATGAGGAAGTCTGCTTatcaatttaattttggaaATCCTTGAAGTAAATATTGACTTTTTATTTAACTTGGTTCTACTTTAGAAGTTATGCTATTTATAGTTTGAATCTCAACATTTTACATTTTAGTGTTCTGTTCCTTGAAGTAATTACCTTGCCTAGCACTATATACATTTCAGTGTACAAGAATGGGTTTTGAAGTCTGCCTTATTTGCCTAGAGTAGTTCGATCTAACATGACGGACTGTACTACACTGCTTTACTCTTGTTTACAAGTAGCTCGTACTACAATATAAAGTTTAAGTACTAAAGAAATTAGCTTTTACTCCATGTTCATTGTCCTTTGAACCAAACTTTCATATTCTCATATTGCAAGTTAGATTGTGGAAGTTCTAATATTTATGCAGTTACTGACACATCTctgttattttctaaaaaataaggGTGACCAAGGAAAACAGGGCTGCAGGCGTGCTGGATAACTTTGCTGAAGGAGAGAAGTACTCACAACATGCCCTTAGAAAGTATGTCCGAAACAAGTCTCCAGAGATCATGCCATCAATCAACGGCTTCTTTGCTAAACCTGATGTCGAATGATGAGGGTTTTGAAATATTGACTTTGTCTGATGATTGATAAAAACCAATTGATTATGATATTGGAATTTAAACCGTTTAATTCAGCCCATGTTTAAACATAGTTGGGTGATTGTGGAAGCTTGAATAAAGTACATGATGTATTTCTAGACTTCTTGTTAAAATACTCTTCTTAGATGATTGCTATATTTTTGTTACTGGTAACATTGTTGGTTgagattaattattaaatattaatatgcatTCCAGTGTTTAGTTCTGACTTTCAGATATACTACTTTTATTGCGTAaactatatatttgtattttgatTAACAACCGTCCgcagatttattttttttgttgtcGGGCTTTCAGATTATTACCccaattatattctaatatttgtCTTTCGTCTCTTTTTAAATGTCTGTAAAGCTAAGGATCATTCTGTTGTACTAGTGAAGGAGCTCAGGTCAATGTCAATAGAGCTGAATACAGATGCTGGCTGCCCTCACTTGCTTTTAACAAGCCATGGGTTCAAGCGTCAGCATAATAGTATATAAAAGGATCACTTCTAGTTGTAATAACCAACATTTGCTTTCTATTACAGCTCACTTGGACCAACATACGACTTATAAGGGCAAGTTTGGCCTCATTTCGTGTGAAAATGAGGACTTATTTTGTGGgggaatttaaatatatataatatttttttgtattaagTATTTAATAGGTATTTAACATTCTTTATTTACAGAAAAAGAAGTACACATTTATgtattgagaaaaataaaataagccaGGACCAAAGTCTCCGAGATCATATCGCTATGCCATCTATCAACAGCTTCTTTG of Daucus carota subsp. sativus chromosome 3, DH1 v3.0, whole genome shotgun sequence contains these proteins:
- the LOC108214171 gene encoding uncharacterized protein LOC108214171 — encoded protein: MASHTVNRWLRPEVYPLFAAVGVAVGICGMQLIRNISGNPEVRVTKENRAAGVLDNFAEGEKYSQHALRKYVRNKSPEIMPSINGFFAKPDVE
- the LOC108214169 gene encoding probable galacturonosyltransferase-like 10, whose protein sequence is MLHLKFIFLIFLSVLLISPASAIRSHPTKKSKKIYSNLDYIEAPAYQNGEKCEALDTKSSFGSTCDPSLVHVAMTLDSHYLRGSIAAIHSVLKHSSCPENVFFHFISLRSTVGLTRTVKSSFPSLHFKVYVFDEDHVKGLISSSIREALDQPLNYARIYIAEMLDLCVGRVIYLDSDVIVVDDIQKLWSVSLPGSRVIGAPEYCHADFRSYFSDEFWEDPEFSQAFEGKKACYFNTGVMVMDLDKWRRGDYSKRIEKWMEIQKERRIYNLGSLPPFLLVFGGDVQGIDHRWNQHGLGGNNVVNSCRSLHPGKVSLMHWSGKGKPWDRLDAGMACPVDHLWAPYDLYQHKPRTSSHDSL